From a region of the Panicum virgatum strain AP13 chromosome 2K, P.virgatum_v5, whole genome shotgun sequence genome:
- the LOC120660389 gene encoding disease resistance protein RGA4-like, which yields MVPAVVGAAVGAVLSAATQNVAERVAKLVDRRCELWRGFPSDIDFIRREMLMIAGAEEDHHRSAGKGGDTTISAVKRVSMEEMRDLARDIEDCLDRVLRHAAQGSSSPLLWAVAGGGGGPALATEVKRLKERLRAAHQRKADYNVDDDDGGCQQLVAATTITTRVVGPVGIDEPKRELLELLLRGVEGRRPEQLTVISIVGFSGSGKTTLAAALFGCPDVVRQFPCRAWVVASEHSSSSKGFLAALLEKLRPGDPASGGDVQQLQDAITNHLNTKRYLIVLDDIEEEQWDCIKSTLPERTDSRIIVTTRIQALAEACCNHGSNGYVYSMRSLDEKHSKELLQAVLRRDLPGYEQSSTLIVNKCDGHPLALFSVANYLQKKSKFTETDCKNFWSDLGSHMAKEYAFRNLQQVLLNNYRSLPGHPVDLKTCLLYVCVFPNGHPIRKSTLMRRWLAEGYIKDADPGKALLVADRSLDELVDRNIMKPIDPSKNAKLKTCRAHGIMHEFMLHMSMSAKFITSLGDPQRSNYRHLFMDGRPATSSGRVSNVNHRHTSTTHGGRGKPDDEKLRAHSLTICGSAGEAVVDFANCCELLRVLDLEECKDLKDDHLDGIHNLWHLKYLSLGAAISRLPRKIEKLHCLETLDMRNAMVEIILPVEVLKLPYLAHILGKFKLGKRDWKMSESCKFLLKESNLQTLAGFVIDNNPGFPMLMVRMKKLRNVKIWCHEDDSNSLALAELSTGIKKFVEDELDTSIGARFLSLHLGNSSVNILYSLENSFGYLSSLKLHGALRGLTQFATSLCGLTELCLSSTNSLMSTEILNLRKLIHLEYLKLVRVSLGGFIIRRQDFPRLLRLCLVQSPALPTTEEGSLRNLISLQLLSEDLGDVCGIETGRHEHLQEVALDSKMNKEAKRVWEDAAKKHPRRPRVLYLKRVDPQGMGSMVKYVAAREPEHETECSVMQEMMNDQELPAAQENRVEVCPNSKNSNVCGLKHGKRLQSAGVHGKIKEPNHQIGDKDDGEDKNFHQRHKRFSGYQKAGVVIKETALDISKNTVTNTAIRAVDNCRQMGKRKVDEIPENAYEWQERELALKLGPLANTIASPPSSVPGAPE from the exons ATGGTGCCTGCCGTCGTGGGCGCCGCGGTGGGCGCCGTGCTGAGCGCCGCGACGCAGAACGTGGCGGAGCGGGTGGCCAAGCTCGTCGACAGGAGATGCGAGCTGTGGCGCGGTTTCCCCAGCGACATCGACTTCATCAGGAGGGAGATGCTCATGATCGCCGGAGCCGAGGAGGATCACCACCGGTCCGCTGGGAAGGGCGGCGACACCACGATCAGCGCCGTGAAGCGCGTTTCCATGGAGGAGATGCGCGACCTGGCGCGCGACATCGAGGACTGCCTCGATCGGGTCCTGCGCCACGCTGCCCAAGgatcgtcgtcgccgctcctctgggcggtcgccggcggcggcggcggccctgcactTGCGACCGAGGTCAAGCGACTCAAGGAGCGGCTGAGGGCCGCGCATCAACGGAAGGCCGACTACaacgtcgacgacgacgacggcggctgcCAGCAACTGGTCGCCGCCACCACGATTACTACTCGGGTCGTCGGACCCGTGGGCATCGACGAGCCCAAGAGGGAGCTCCTCGAGCTGCTGCTCCGCGGCGTcgagggccggcggccggagcaaCTCACCGTGATCTCCATCGTCGGCTTCAGCGGCTCCGGGAAGACCACGCTCGCGGCGGCACTGTTTGGATGCCCCGACGTCGTCCGCCAATTCCCCTGCCGAGCCTGGGTTGTGGCATCTGAACACAGCAGTAGCAGCAAGGGGTTCCTCGCGGCACTGCTGGAGAAGCTTCGTCCGGGAGACCCAGCCAGTGGCGGCGATGTCCAGCAGCTCCAGGACGCCATCACAAACCACCTCAATACTAAGAG GTACCTCATTGTATTAGATGATATTGAGGAGGAACAGTGGGACTGTATAAAATCAACCCTCCCGGAAAGGACAGATAGCAGAATAATAGTGACCACAAGAATTCAAGCACTAGCTGAAGCCTGCTGCAACCATGGTAGCAATGGCTATGTCTACAGCATGAGATCTCTTGATGAGAAGCATTCAAAGGAGCTGCTGCAAGCTGTACTGAGGAGAGATTTACCTGGGTATGAGCAGAGTTCGACACTGATCGTGAATAAATGTGATGGCCACCCACTCGCTCTTTTTAGCGTGGCCAATTATTTGCAGAAGAAAAGTAAGTTCACAGAAACCGACTGCAAAAACTTTTGGAGTGATCTAGGTTCTCACATGGCGAAGGAGTATGCCTTCAGAAATCTACAACAAGTTCTTCTGAATAACTACAGAAGCTTGCCTGGCCATCCTGTCGATCTCAAGACCTGTTTACTGTATGTCTGTGTGTTCCCAAATGGCCATCCCATCAGGAAGAGCACTCTGATGAGGAGATGGTTAGCCGAAGGATACATAAAGGATGCGGACCCAGGCAAAGCTCTTCTGGTTGCAGATAGAAGCTTGGATGAACTAGTAGACCGGAACATCATGAAGCCAATCGACCCAAGCAAGAACGCAAAACTGAAAACGTGCCGAGCTCATGGCATCATGCACGAGTTCATGCTGCACATGTCCATGTCTGCAAAGTTCATCACATCTCTTGGTGATCCACAGAGAAGCAATTACCGTCACCTCTTTATGGATGGACGCCCTGCAACTTCCAGTGGCAGGGTATCAAACGTGAATCATCGTCACACAAGCACTACACATGGAGGGAGAGGGAAGCCTGACGATGAGAAACTGCGCGCTCATTCTCTGACGATCTGTGGGAGTGCAGGAGAAGCTGTTGTGGATTTTGCCAACTGTTGTGAGCTGCTTCGAGTCTTGGATCTGGAAGAGTGCAAGGATTTGAAGGACGATCATTTGGACGGCATACACAATCTGTGGCATCTGAAGTATCTAAGTCTCGGGGCCGCCATTAGCCGCCTTCCAAGAAAAATTGAGAAACTGCATTGCTTGGAGACACTTGATATGAGGAATGCCATGGTAGAAATAATATTGCCTGTGGAAGTCTTAAAGCTGCCCTACCTAGCTCACATATTGGGAAAGTTCAAGCTTGGGAAGAGGGACTGGAAAATGAGCGAATCATGCAAGTTCTTGCTGAAAGAGAGCAACTTGCAGACTCTAGCAGGATTTGTGATAGACAACAACCCTGGTTTTCCCATGCTAATGGTTCGTATGAAGAAGTTGAGAAATGTTAAGATCTGGTGCCATGAAGATGATAGTAATAGTCTAGCTCTAGCTGAACTTTCGACAGGTATCAAGAAGTTTGTTGAGGATGAATTGGACACAAGTATCGGTGCCCGCTTTCTATCCCTACATCTCGGGAATTCCTCGGTGAACATCCTGTATTCTCTGGAGAATTCGTTTGGCTACCTCAGCTCCCTGAAACTACATGGGGCACTGAGAGGGCTGACTCAGTTTGCTACATCGCTATGTGGTCTCACCGAGTTGTGCCTTTCATCGACTAATAGTCTGATGAGCACTGAGATACTAAACCTGCGCAAGTTGATCCACTTGGAGTACCTGAAACTGGTGAGAGTCAGCCTTGGAGGCTTTATCATCAGAAGACAGGATTTCCCAAGACTGCTACGCCTATGCCTCGTGCAGAGTCCAGCCCTCCCTACAACTGAAGAAGGATCCTTACGGAATCTCATCTCACTTCAGCTTCTCAGTGAAGATCTAGGTGACGTATGTGGCATCGAAACCGGAAGGCATGAACACCTCCAGGAAGTTGCTCTTGATTCTAAGATGAACAAGGAAGCAAAAAGGGTTTGGGAAGATGCAGCTAAGAAGCACCCAAGGAGGCCAAGGGTTTTGTACCTCAAAAGGGTTGATCCGCAGGGAATGGGTTCCATGGTGAAATATGTTGCTGCCAGGGAACCTGAACATGAGACAGAATGTTCCGTcatgcaggagatgatgaatGATCAGGAGTTACCTGCTGCCCAAGAGAACAGAGTTGAGGTCTGTCCGAATTCTAAAAACTCTAATGTTTGTGGTCTGAAACATGGAAAGCGATTGCAAAGTGCTGGTGTTCATGGGAAGATTAAAGAACCCAATCATCAGATTGGCGACAAAGATGATGGGGAAGACAAAAACTTTCATCAGAGACATAAAAGATTTTCAGGATATCAGAAGGCAGGGGTTGTGATCAAGGAAACAGCTCTAGACATCTCTAAGAATACTGTGACAAACACTGCGATTAGAGCTGTAGATAACTGTCGTCAGATGGGGAAGCGTAAGGTGGATGAGATTCCTGAGAATGCATATGAGTGGCAAGAGAGAGAATTGGCTTTGAAGTTAGGCCCGTTAGCCAACACTATCGCTTCACCACCAAGCTCAGTGCCAGGAGCCCCGGAATGA